The DNA sequence ATGAACTTCGTAACTCTAAAACGATAATTGCAAGCCTCAGCAAAGATATTGAAAAACTAAGAGAGACAGATCTTTTAGAGCACCTTTCCGTAAAAGATCAAGAGATTGGAAAGCTTTCTGACGATCTCCATACTGCCACAACGACAATTGAAAGTCTCAAAAATAACATTGAAAAGCTCCAAAAAACTGATCTTTTAGAGCGCCTTTCCGTAAAGGACCAGGAAATTGGAAAACTTACTGATGAACTTCATACGACACAATCGACTATTACAAACCTGAAAACCGATATCGGTAAACTTTGCGAGATCGATGTACAGGTGGAAGAAAAAAAGGAAGAAGTCAACGACAAAATTGAAGAGGGAATTTCAGTAGATCCGTTACATGCAACTTCAAAAGCTTCTCTAGAGATAATAGAAAATAAAAAATTGGAATAATTTATACAAGGTAATTTATTATGGCAAACGAAAATATTTTAGTAATTGATGATGATCCCAGTATCTTGGAAGTTATCCAGATGCGATTAAAATCGTTCGGTTATCGCATCACCATTGCTATGAATGGCAATGAAGCTAAAAGAGCTTTATCAACTATTTCATTCAACCTTGCCATTGTTGATTTACGATTGGCTGATGAAAATGGCATTGAGCTTATGGAAGAAATCCTGAGTTCTTATCAGAAGATTCCCGTTATTATCCTAACAGCGCACGGAAGCATTGAAACTGCTGTTGAAGCTATGAGAAAAGGAGCGTACAGTTATCTTACCAAACCTTTTAATAATGAAGAACTGTCACTCCACATCAAGAATGCGCTCGAAAAGCAAAAGCTCACGAAAGAGATTGAGCATCTTAAGAGCCAGCTTGGTGATCAGCATAGTTTTCGGCATATTATCGGTAATAATAAACGGATGCAGGAGATCTTTGAGCAGATATCAAAGATTGCGAAAACGAACTGTACCGTTTCTATTTACGGTGAGAGTGGCACGGGAAAGGAACTCATCGCCAAGGCTATCCACCACAATAGTAATCGTTCAAAAAATCCATTTATAGCTACGAACTGTGGCGCCATCCCGGAAAGCTTATTAGAGAATGAACTCTTTGGACATATACGGGGAGCATACACAGACGCCCACGAATCAAAAGAAGGCCTCTTTACACAGGCAGACGGGGGTACCATCTTTCTCGATGAGATTAGTACCACATCGCCAGCTCTGCAAGTCAAACTTTTGAGAGTATTACAAGAAAGGGAAATTAAACCTGTTGGCAGCACAAAAAGTATCAAGGTCAATGTCCGTGTCATCGTAGCCTCAAATATAGATCTGCAAAAGGCAGTAAACAACGGAACATTCCGTGAGGACTTATTCTACAGAATCCATGTGGTTCCCATTTATATTCCCCCTTTACGGGAAAGGAAGGATGACATTGCATTATTAGCCACGTATTTTATGACAGGGTTTTGCAAAATACTGAAAAAGGATATCAAAGGATTTACCCCGGCAGCCATCCAAAGGATGCTTCTCTATGATTGGCCAGGCAATATACGGGAATTGCAAAACAAGGTTGAACATGCTGTTATCATGACTAATAAAACTCTGATAACACCGGAAGATCTTTTTACCGATGTAAACTTAAAAAACACCTTCAACTCGTATAAAGATGCCAAAGAACGATTTGAGCGTGAATATGTAGAAAGCCTTCTGAAAATAAGCAAAGGAAACGTTACAAGTGCTTCAAAAATGGCAAAACGTTATCGGGCTGATATTTATAAATTGATTAAGAAATACAACATAAACACTGAAAACTACAAGAACAATCTTACGACGAGCATTTACTAAAATTTATCCCTTATTACGATTATCTGAATTGTATGGGAAAAAATCCTCAGCGTATATTGTGGGAATACAAGACACTATAGCATCCAATAGATGAAACCGAACAAAATGTGGTGCATGAGTCTTTGGTTGTATGCTGGTATAGGGAACGTTACGAAATCTCTCAAAGTGTCATTACGAGGGTCTTATCCGAAGCAATCCTTTACAAGTTTCAGAAGAGATTGCTTCGGAAAAAACCCTCGCAATGACTGGTGGGGCAGTCTTTTCTCTGTTGAGGATATGTTCGGTTTCATCATTGAAGTACTATAAAATATACCCTGAAAAAATTGCATACTTGGAAATAATTTATTCCAATTTGGATTATGTGAGATCAGAAAAATATGGTATCATTACGATAACTAATACAAATGTCTTCTCATGAGAAAACAGGAGTTGATGTAGGGTAAGACTTTAGCCTTGCTCTCCCCGTCTGACCATGTACAGGGGTAGCAAACCTGAAGGTTGCCCCACGGAAATGAAATTCCTAACCAGGAAACGAGGATATACCATAATTCTCATAAAGGCATCTGTAGGCCCTCATGATAAATTACAGAAGAAGATTTTTGGCAGGAATATTGCTCTTTTACAAAACAGATGTATACTTCTCTTTACGGTATATTTTGTACTTTCGAAAATTTGGATTTAATTTTACTCATCTGAAAAGGAGTGAAAAATGTTAAAGAAATTCAGTTGCGGTCTTGCTATTACAGGCGCATTACTATTGAGTACCGGTATGGTAAATACCGTATTTGTTAGCTCCGCAATAGCCCAGGAACAGAGGTGCAAAAAGTGTGGACATTTGCCATCAAAGCCGGAAGGAGATTGTAAATGTCAATGTCACCGAAAATAATGGTATCTTTTTAAAGGGAAAATTATAAGAGAAGTAACGCATCTGTTTTGAAGAGCATTTTTTAATATTTTTTCTCAGTTGAAAGGAGAAATGACTATGTTTAGAAAGATTGGTATTACCATAACAGTTACAGGCATACTGATACTCAGTGCGGGAACTGGTAATATTTTTGCAGCAAAACCTGATTGCCCGGATGACTACAAAGATAAGAGACAAGCCGCAGCCGCCAATACTAATGCAACTACTGAAGCAAAACCAGCGTGCCCGGATGATTGTAAATGTGGGCCTGATGTAAATTGTAAAGATGCAAAGTGTGAAAAGGAAACCACAAATACGTGTATTTGTAAACCTGATTAATCGGAAGACTTATTTTTACAGCTTTACTATGCACAATAAGGAACTATCATAGTTATTCAAAATACTGTTGGGTAATGTAAGAAATCCAAAAATACGAGTTTGAAGGCTGAAAATGTTGTAATACTCTTATTTTAGTATCCTTTGATATCATATCCAATTTTCCGCAGATCTCAAAAAGCCAAGCCGTGAGAGAACTCTTTCTCTCATTCGTAAACGAAAAACTGTGATTTACCTTATAACTACTGCAATATACAAATTTGAAAATTCGAACTACAGAAGGAAAAACAGAAGAGGCAGAAAGAGCAGGCTCAAAAGAAGAGAGGGAAAGAGGTGGAACTTATGAGATGGGTGAAAGAGGACAAATTAAAGAAGAAGGAAAAATAAGAGAAGAAAAATCAGGAGAGAAAAAGGAAGAATCTAAAGCAAAAGAGAAAGAGGAGGTTATTAGTGAACGAAAGACTTCTATAATCATTCTCCCTCCGGGGTTGCTTACTCGCAGTTATAGTACTTCAAGGATGAAACCGAACATATCCTCAACAGAGGAAAGACTACCCCACCAGTCATTGCGAGGGTCTTATCCGAAGCAATCTCTTCTGAAACTTGTAAAGGATTGCTTCGGAAAAAACCCTCGCAATGACACTTTGAGAGATTCCGTAACGTTCCCTATACCAGCATACAACCAAAGACTCATGCGCCACATTTTGTTCGGTTTCATCTCTTGGATGCTATATTTTATCTCTCTATCGCCTTTTTTCCCGTCTAATCCCGAAGGAATATCAAGGTTATAGTAAAAAACAGAAAAAACCCTTAAACTCCGAAGGGATGACACACAGCAAACCTGTGTTGAGATGTCATCCCTTCGGGATTTAATGGTATGGTAATGTTTTATCTATAAGAGTTACGTACTATGCTCGAAGTATTCCGAAGGAATTTGACTTATATTTCTCAACACAAATCTTTCAAATTGTTTTTATCTTATGTAAAATTATACGGTAATGTTCTCCATAACCATAGATCTCTATATTCCTCTCATTTTCAGAAATAGCCGTTAAGGTTATTTTCAGATACTGTTTCGGTAAACAACCGAATACTTTGTCTGCCCATTCTATAATAGAGACGCCATTCCCGAAAATCATCTCGTCACTGCCTATGTCTATCATATCGTGAATTTCTTTCAATCTATACGCATCGAAATGATAAACCGGAATGCGTCCTTTATAGAGATGAACCAATGAGAATGTAGGGCTTTTTATTGCACGCTTGTCTTCGACACCTAATCCCCGTGCAATTCCCTTTACGAGGGTCGTCTTTCCTGCACCCAGATCTCCAATGAGGGCAATAACATCTCCTGGTACTAATAACCTTCCGAGTTTCTCTCCAAACCTTACTGTCTCATCTACATTTATACTCTTAAACGTTATTTGTATTTCTTCCACAACTAACCATTATCTTCCAATTATGATTTTAAATGCTCATAGCCTTGCGGCTTTATACACTTGATATGGCCATTCGTATACTTCATCCGTATACCACGACTATCAGTAATTTTTCCAATGCAGCTAAATATATTCTTTGAA is a window from the Candidatus Jettenia sp. genome containing:
- the tsaE gene encoding tRNA (adenosine(37)-N6)-threonylcarbamoyltransferase complex ATPase subunit type 1 TsaE, giving the protein MEEIQITFKSINVDETVRFGEKLGRLLVPGDVIALIGDLGAGKTTLVKGIARGLGVEDKRAIKSPTFSLVHLYKGRIPVYHFDAYRLKEIHDMIDIGSDEMIFGNGVSIIEWADKVFGCLPKQYLKITLTAISENERNIEIYGYGEHYRIILHKIKTI
- a CDS encoding sigma-54 dependent transcriptional regulator; the protein is MANENILVIDDDPSILEVIQMRLKSFGYRITIAMNGNEAKRALSTISFNLAIVDLRLADENGIELMEEILSSYQKIPVIILTAHGSIETAVEAMRKGAYSYLTKPFNNEELSLHIKNALEKQKLTKEIEHLKSQLGDQHSFRHIIGNNKRMQEIFEQISKIAKTNCTVSIYGESGTGKELIAKAIHHNSNRSKNPFIATNCGAIPESLLENELFGHIRGAYTDAHESKEGLFTQADGGTIFLDEISTTSPALQVKLLRVLQEREIKPVGSTKSIKVNVRVIVASNIDLQKAVNNGTFREDLFYRIHVVPIYIPPLRERKDDIALLATYFMTGFCKILKKDIKGFTPAAIQRMLLYDWPGNIRELQNKVEHAVIMTNKTLITPEDLFTDVNLKNTFNSYKDAKERFEREYVESLLKISKGNVTSASKMAKRYRADIYKLIKKYNINTENYKNNLTTSIY